Proteins encoded in a region of the Terriglobia bacterium genome:
- a CDS encoding tetratricopeptide repeat protein yields the protein MKAAILLGLLMLLPLRGDVQGVDAARELYERGKFQGAADLLSSLIRQSPKDVDLRIWYGKTCLKLRRWDLAVQEFDRAVELDPQKGQNHLWLARAYGNKAQHSWLSAIPSAGKARKEFETAAQLSPANVDIRFDLLEFYAQAPGFLGGGREKAAAQAEAIARLSPRLGYTARAEIYQNDKEWDRARQELIQATLKFPNDAGGHADLAGFLLQRRDYEGAEASAQKALALDGSLRGARLILAAAQVALHRNVPGALQVLQELAAGPLTENDPSFEEVNYWLGQAYLAQGQKAEARQAFQTSLGFDPDYSRSKDALAQIR from the coding sequence ATGAAAGCTGCGATCCTGCTCGGCCTGCTGATGCTGCTGCCCCTGCGCGGCGACGTTCAGGGTGTCGACGCCGCCAGAGAACTGTATGAGCGCGGCAAGTTTCAAGGTGCGGCGGATCTTCTGTCCAGCTTGATCCGGCAGAGTCCCAAAGATGTCGATCTGCGCATCTGGTATGGCAAGACCTGCCTGAAGTTGCGGCGCTGGGACTTAGCTGTGCAGGAATTTGACAGGGCAGTCGAGCTCGATCCCCAAAAAGGCCAGAATCATCTCTGGCTCGCCCGCGCCTATGGTAACAAAGCGCAACACTCCTGGCTCAGTGCGATCCCATCGGCGGGGAAGGCGCGGAAGGAGTTTGAAACCGCCGCGCAGTTGTCCCCGGCCAACGTGGATATCCGTTTCGACCTGCTCGAATTCTATGCCCAGGCTCCCGGCTTCCTTGGGGGCGGCAGGGAAAAGGCGGCGGCTCAAGCCGAGGCAATTGCCAGACTGTCACCGCGGCTCGGCTATACGGCGCGCGCCGAGATCTACCAGAACGACAAGGAATGGGATCGGGCGCGCCAGGAACTGATCCAGGCGACTCTGAAGTTTCCGAACGATGCCGGCGGGCACGCGGATCTGGCCGGGTTTCTGCTGCAGCGCCGCGATTATGAAGGCGCCGAGGCGAGTGCGCAAAAAGCGCTCGCCTTGGATGGATCGCTGCGCGGGGCCCGGCTGATCCTTGCTGCGGCGCAGGTCGCCCTTCATCGAAACGTTCCCGGCGCCCTGCAGGTATTGCAGGAACTTGCCGCGGGGCCGCTGACTGAAAATGATCCTTCCTTCGAAGAAGTCAACTATTGGCTCGGGCAGGCGTACCTGGCGCAGGGTCAGAAGGCGGAGGCACGCCAGGCGTTCCAGACCTCTCTCGGTTTTGATCCGGATTATTCAAGATCCAAGGACGCCCTGGCGCAGATCCGGTAA